The region GTCACAGTAGAAGCACTACTTACGCATTTAGAGACTTTGCTGCCTCATACACTCCAGCAGTGATGCAACCCTGAGGCAACGCAGAGCTCAGGACCTCCTCTAATGCTGTGGCCACCGATTCCATCCTGAGGGAAGAGATCATTACACATTTTTACtgaaacatccacagaaaacacacaaacagacgtCTGGcatttcacacatgcacattgtAGTCATCCActaactttgttcacaatgcAAACGATGACGTCAGAGGACTGATACACATTTATGAttatcacacatgcacatgtgaTCAGGAACAATGAACACGTAATGTGACTGCATGACAAAATGATCTGCAGCTCGTTTGTGTTAACTTCACGTGAAAAAGCATCGAATGATGCTCAGCATAAAGAGCCATAAAAATGTTACCAGCCATTATTAAAAGCAGTTGACGATCAAAGCAAAATCAGCCAGAAatatgcacaaaaaaacaaacaaaaaaaaaaagtggggaaaaacaaaaacaaaacactcataCAAACCTTTCTGAAGAATTATCTCCACTGGTTTCTTCAAAAGTCATATTGCACATCCGAGAGATTTGTTGGTGAATATCCAGAGCggagtgtgactgtgtgtgtgtgagcttctggggttgactgtgtgtgtgccgGTAAATCCAACGTATTCACCAGTAAAACTCTCCGTCCACAGACCGATTAGCATAAACCGGTCCCACCGGTCACATGGACGCGGGGACGTTCCGGTGTCGGTGAGGAAACAGCGACTCGTGGCGGCAATTAGGGGGTACTGCAACTAGGAGTAAATACCTGCAACAGGGCACAGGTCAGTGTGCAATGACTGACCACAAAAGTGTTTAATGTCATCAACAGGACAAAACAGTTAAATGTTTGGAGACATCTTCCCATTCAACAGATGAAGACGCGTCTAAAGGTAGCGCCATAAAAACAGGATAGTAATGTAATTTTAATAAACTATCTACAAGACAAGGCaaaagtcaaaatacaaaataatcgTTAAAATTAGGATAAACATACCttgcataaaatatatttaatacacCATTAAAAACATTGCAGAAAGGCTTTGCAATGCTCGAatttatcaaaacatttttgtttgctaTGATGATGGACAGGATGACAGACGAGGGTAGacaagaatctccatggactatgatgtttacagatgacattgtgatctgtagtgagagcagggaacaggtggaggagaagctagagaggtggaggtttgtcctggaaaggggaggaatgaaggttaagacagagaacatgtgtgtgaatgagagggacccaagtggaagagtgaggttacagggagaagagatcaagaaggtggaggattttaagtacttagggtcaacagtccagagcaatggagagtatggtaaagaggtgaagaagcgtgtacagacaggatggaacgagtagaggaaagtgtcaggtgtgatgtgtgatagaagagtttcagctaaaatgaaaggaaaggtgtacaaaactgtggtgagaccagcgatgttgtttggtgtagagacagtgtcactgaggaaaagacaggagacagagctggaggtagcagagatgaagatgctgaggttctctttgggagtgaccaggaaggataggatcaggaatgagtacatcagagggacagcacatgttagaggttttggagataaagtcagagaggccagactgagatggtttggacatgtccagaggagagatagtgaagatattggtagaaggatgctgagttttgaactgctagtCAGGAGACCtaaaagaagaccaaagaggaggtttatggatgtagtgaaagaggacatgaaggtagttggtgtgagagaagaggatgcagaagaaagggttagatggaggcaactgatttgctgtggagacccctgaagggaaaagctgaaaggagactAATAATAATTGTGAGCTAACTATTATCTAAATGCTAGAGCCTTGTAATTATGATCATGactttttaattataataaaagtgaatttagacttgtgctgtactgtccgtcgtactgcctgtgttgtactacctattgtactgcctgttgtactgcctgtttaccgtgggtcagagaggactgcaatttcatctgtgctgtatgtcgtgcatatatggtacacttgacaataaagctgactttgactttgaatgtctagttaaaaaaaaagtgtgtaggAGATTCTGGATGTAAACGGACTGCAGAAGTGGTTTTGATCTATCCTGGAAAGAAAGATTAAAACGTACTTGTATTTGCTAACGtcacaggaaaatgaatgaatgaatgttttataattAGAAAATAACCTGAAACGACACAGTCAAACTGCAGACGACAGTTTGCTCAGAGCGCCTCCGGTGGAagctaaaacaaaaagaaaaggagagagaaaagaaaaaaggagaacaCCCCTGGAAGTCTTTCCCTGCTGACTTGGGACCACCTTCCCTGCGCCGCCTCTCACAGAATCTTCCCTCTGACTGACCGGAGATCAGCCCAACATAACGACCGTGACGCGCCTCCGTATCTTCCCACCGGCAACGTGGCAGCACTCAACCTAGATTTGCACTTTTTTTCTGGAGTTAAATACAAGCGGCGGATACGGCCAGTGACGTCAGAATGGAACCCAGAGGTGGATGGACGTGATTTGTTGTCTTGCAGGACTGCAGCTGTCAAACTCCTCAGGGCTGCTCCAGTGTTTACTGTCATCTGTCAGGCAGGAGAAGACATGATCTGAATGCTGTAACCGGTGAGTTTGATGTCTGTCCGTTGGATTTCTGCATTAAAGCTACTCTGTGAACTTTATCCTCCTGTTATCTGGCTGCTATCAGCTCAGACTGTGACTTTCCTGTGAAATGATGTGGCAGTTATGGATGTACTTTGACTGTGTTGAACATGAATGAGCTGTACAGACCAAAACAAAACTAGATCACAGATTTTGCTCTGAAACTCCTTCCCCTAACCTCCTCGGGTGTTGAGGTGGACTGGGCTGGTGTGAAGGGATCATCATGGATCACAGACGTCCGCCTTGGCCCAACTCTGCCCATCAGTCCTACAGAGTGAAAGACAGAGAGGACTACTACAGATGTTCTCAGCAGGACAGGGAACAGAACTACCCTCCACCGAAGCCTCGTGAAAAGGAACGGCACTGGGCTCACCCTGATGACTGCTACAGACCTTATTACACCAGTCCTCCAGCCAGACTGGACCAGTACCTTTACAACACACAGCAGTATCCTTACGGACATCCAGAACCCCACAGACCCCAGCCCAGGTGTGTACTCTCACGGGACAGTGCACGGTTGTTCTTTATCATGGTAGTAAAGAATATCAGGAAGAAGGTAATGAGTCTAGTATGTATAATAGTGTAGTGTAGGATAAACACTCATGATGGATTCACTGTAGACTGTAGAATGTTTTCAACCCATTCCACCTTCAGGATGATGGAAttcaagcagaagaaaaaaatataagagAGGACTGAAAAAcactgatggatttttttttgtaggcaTGGGTATGACTACCCTCCTTATAGCCACTGGAGCTACAGAGGCAACTATAGTTGTTATGAGCAGGACTATAGAGGTCAGCATAGAAAACAAGGTACGGTCAAATAGCACGACCTTCATCataatcattatcatcatcattatcagcGTACTCTctgtgtcaaaaataaataagactCTACTGTCCTGTTCCTCTGATCAAGACGGCAGCCAGTGGGATCCACAAGACTCCTGGAGGACGGACTGTTACCCTGACAGAGCGTACAAGCAGGAGCATTCAGGAAGTTCCAACACCGAAGAGTACAGGTGAGCTGCTAAACCCCCCATCCCTAAACCCAAAGACCAGATCATTCGCTATTAGAAGAGTGGAAAGAACTGATAAATGTAAGGGTTGCTTCTATTGCCCAGACCATATTAACATATTAAATGCATGCTACTGCTAAGAATAATTGTATCATGATAATAGTGCCAATAATTACTTTGTCACTTTTAAATCTATGCTTTGTAATTACTGTAAACAGCAGAGTGGAAGGCTATATTGATAATACCAGAGATGAGAAAGGAATAAAATAACTCAACATTTGTTATATTtcttcatgttgtgtgtgtgtgtgtgtgtgtgtgtgtgtgtgtgtgtgtgtgtgtgtgtgtgtgtgtgtgtgtgtgtgtgtgtgtgtgtgtgtgtgtgtgtgtgtgtgtgtgtgtgtggctgtgtgtgtgtgaggggggttaATAGGATTGTCCTCAAAGACTAGAGAGCATGGGACctgtttcaaaatgtaaaaacactgcTGAAAAAAAAGGCATGCATTGTCCTGagcgatcgatcgatcgattgatcgattTAATAGTACTCTACAACTCTATTCCTCAGGTATGACCCAGGCAGAGATGACTTCCAGTGTCAAAACATTCCCTCCAGAGACAATGAGGAAGTTTCCTCTTATCAAGGGAATCTAGAAAGTTCCAAAAACTCGGGATTATCGTCCAGCAGCTACGAGCTGAGTCAGTACATTGATGGAGCTGAGAACTGTGAGCTGCTCCTCACCTCTGATGCAGGTTGGTGTCCAGGTAgagctctcctctcctctcatctctgtcAGTGTGGACCGTGACACCCACTCTCTTGTTCTTTCCTCCTGTCAGAGTGTGGGCCTTCGCATTTCACGGAAGCTCCTCTGAAGTATTCGATCCCTCATGCAGTCGTCAGCTTCGGGCCGGCAGGCCAGCTGATACGGGTAATTCCTGGCATGTCCACGCAAGAGAACATCAACCAGCTGGAGATTCACAGTCTGGAGGTCAGCCAGCGCCAGCCTGCGTTGATAGGATATTTTTCACCACGTGGGCATCCGTAGAGAGatggtttctgtttttgtccaaACAGATCATTCTTAGTGACACGAGGGAGCAGCAGGAGATGAGAACCTTCCCAGGACCTTTAACCAGGTCTGTCACCATCTCAGACCACCAGAGCTGCAGGAGGTTATGTGTTATGAGTTGATCATGATGCAAATGTGGATTATTGATTACCTCgctagttgtttgttttttttacattttaccaaTGCTATGAGATATAAATAAGAACAAGGAATGAAAGGCTgattaaactacatttcccagcaTGAACAAGTGATGATGGTCCATTAGTATGGACATTTGGATCCAGATCTGTTCCATTAAGACATTTATTTGGAGGACTTGAACATTTATGGCATCACAGTACAGCAGCAGAGACAGGTAAAGACATGACCTGCTACCGGCCTGTAGCTGAGATCATGCAGATTCACTCATTCAAGTGGATTTTACATACTGTAGGTTAAGAAGTTGTATGGATTGTAATCCATAGTATTTCTGATAATTATTTAAGTACAGTGCAGatgaaaaaacattcagatgCAACGAGGTTTCCCCCCTCTGCATCAATGAGACAGGTGATGTCACTTAATTTGGCATGAGGGAGACAAGGGTAAAagttctttattcattttatttcactttaaaagTATTTAGTTGTTTGTGTtcgatgtttttgtttttccattttttttgaaGGAATGATTTGCACAAAGTGGATGCCATAGAGTTTGCCCACTGGATGGCAGATGCCTGTGTGAAAGATGGTCAACTTCATGACAGAAGCTctgctgccctcttgtggaatCTACTGATCCTGCTCTGCCGACAGAATGGAGTCAGTGTTCAGTGAAAGCAGAATACTTTGGGTTTAAAATACCAGGTTCTATATAATATCCtcatttaatttcctttctttcagCAAATCGTGGGTTCTGACAttgcagagctgctgctgcagggctCTCATTCAAATGAAAGCTGGGAGTCGGATGCTGCCACACTCATTGACTTCAGTGAGGGCTCAGCCTCTGAAGCCTCGCCTGTGAAAGGAGATGATCTTCTCACAGGAAGCTGTGAGACCTCTGAGAAAGCCCTACAGAGCTACACTCAACTGCTGCTTGGTGGGAGAAAGAAGGTTTTCATCAcatggtttttttaatttatttaactaATTGGGTGATTTAAAAGATTCATTGGGAACAAATTCAGGTGCAAATAAAAGCCCTGCAGCTAAGATCTTACTTAAAGGAACATTTCTGTTCATCCCTTTTTAGTCATCAAAACATGTTCAGGTATTCAAAGCAGAACAGTTGTGCACTATCTCCCCACCACAAGGGTCACATAAGACTTCATGAAATAGATTATCAGAAAGCTTGACTAAGAAGAATTCTATCGTCTATTTTTCTGGAAATCAGCTTTGCTCTGCATCTTTGTCTTAAATGCCGTGTTTGTCTTACTGTGGTGGGATCtgacttgtttgttttctcaaatCCTCCCATGTGTTTCCAGGAGGCCTTGGAGTCAGCGATGAGCAGCGGCCTGTGGGGTCACGCACTCTTTCTGGCCAGTAAAATGGACAGTAGGGCTTATACCACTGTGCTGAACAGGTGAGGCAAACTGAATCGCCTTTGTCACCTGACCTGACAAATCAGGAGAAAACGTTATTTCTGTAATttctaaaaatcaataaaaatatcaacaaaataGGACATAAATATTGAATTACGCTGGAGTATCAGGTCAAAGATCATTTAGTTGCTATTCCAGCTGCATGAGCCTGAAAGAGCCAATAGTTAAAGACGCCGACAGGTAATGCTAGTTACCAGTTGAATCCTGAATGCTATTGAGTGTGACTATTGTATCATTTTATCGATTACACCTGAAAGAACTGTTATTAGTTTCTATCTGATCACCTCCTCTATCCATCCTCTGTGTTCATCTATATAAAGTGAGGACTACGTGTTCCTTCAATTATTCATCACTATCACTTCATTTCACACAAATTATTAAATCCCCCTGATTCCTCCAGTAATTTGTTAACCTTTTAAACTCTGTGGTGGCCACACAGGACCGATGGGTTGTCAGCAGGAGAAATGTGCAGTGAGAGCTCTTTCTCATTGTGTTACCCAATCCATTTCTAACTTGACTATGTTGGCATCACCACCATATGTCCTCTGAATTAGAATTGATAGGAGGGGTATGCACCAAGTAGCAGCCAGGTTGGGTCAGTGTTTAAGACGGGGAATGATTCTGGCGTTTGTTGGCAGGTTTACAGGCCAACTAGTGGTCAGCGATCCCCTCCAGACCATCTTCCAGCTGCTGTCTGGGAGAACGCCCGCTGTAGCTACGGTACATGGAACCTATCCAAAAGTCAATTGTCACATGTTTACATTGTCAGCCTGTAAGagttttgatgctttttttttttttttgctcagtgCTATGGAATTGAAAAATGGGGAGACTGGAGGCCTCATCTCGCTGTGATGCTCTCCAACGAGACCGGAGATCCCTCCGTCCAGCGGCGGGCCGTCGTCACCATGGGAGACACTCTCGGTACAGACAAGCCGACTGATAGGTGGGTTGATTCCGCTCAGGGATTTAATATGATTGTTCTGCGCTGTTCTTTGTTCAGCCTCCAAAGGCCTCCTACATGCCGCCCATGTGTGCTACCTGACCGCCGACGTTCCCTTTGGAGTGTTCACTCAGAAGGCAGAGAGGCTGGTGCTTCTTGGAAGCAACCACAGGTGAGCCGCATCCACAGCTGCCATCTTTGTAGTCCTGGGTCTGATGGAGGGGGTGCTTCTCTGTCTATAAAACAGCAAAAGAGCAAGAATTTACCTTTAGGAAAcaactttttgttgttttatttaacctttatttcaTCAAGAATTTTTGCATTGAGATGCAAAATCTCttagattaggattaggattaggatacGGCTAAAGGGATTAACATTAGAAAACGGCAGgcaagacaacaaaacaacaacaacataaacagCATGATTAGAAAACACTCAAGAGTGCACCTACCTCCTCTAACTTCTTCATCATTAAAACTGGAGAATTCAAATCAATACACAATAAAAGTTTCTAATATGTCAGTAACTAAACTAAATCCATAATACTGACGAATCATTTACGCACATTGCATGAATTATATTGTAGCATATAAAAGTAAACATCAAAATGCATATACAAAAGGGAAATCTTGTTCatatataatgaaaatatttacaaattttaataatgaatcagggcggcacggtggcgcagtgggcatCTCTGTCGCCACACAGTGAGGGGGTTCCGGGTTCGAATCCAGCTGTGTGCgggggtttgcatgttctccttgtgtgtAGTGTAACAATGCCAGAGATTAGAATACACAATTTCAtcaatgtgtgatttatttttaaatatgttatcACATCTCAATAAACCCGATCAGCTCTTCTTCATCCTTGTCTCATCCCACCACAAATTGTCATAGACATTTGATggcatttcaaaaaatattactACACAAAAAGACCAACAAACATTTGATGACGTAACCTCTGAGGAACatgtaaagacaaaaaacagtGAAGCAACAGTTTGGTAACAGGATATGTTTGTTCAGTGTTTAAATAATTTAGTTGTATAATTTCTAAATGAGGCAGCAGAGAGTATAAATAAACTAGCATCACCTTTTCGTTGTACTAAATAAAGGAATACTTGTTGCTATAATAGAAAACAAACTGGTTTTTGTTggttcttattttatttccgGTACTTTTGGCTGTTGAGTTTGGTGAGAAGATCTTGCTGACGTTCTATCTggtgcttcctctcctcttcttcaggcGACCCTTCGGGTGTTTTGCCACAAACTCTGCCATCCAGTGCACCGAGTTGTACGAGTACTGCCAGACACTGGGGGGCAAGTCCTTCTCGGTGGCATCTTTTCAGGTAGCTCCATTAGCAGCAGATGTCCCACCAGTTGTCCACCACCAGTTTTAGAAGAAGCACAATGCAGCAGCTACATGAGTCATGTGACGATGTTGCCGCGGTGTGTTCAGGTGTATAAACTCCTGTACGCCAGTCGCCTGCTAGACTGTGGGCTCTCGTCTCAGGCCTTCCATTACTGTGAGGTGTTGGGACAGACCATCCTCAGACAGGGGGAGCCTCTGTTGGAGCTGACTGGAGAAGTGATCAAGGTCTCACTGACACACACCTCCTCTACGTATTACACCCCACACACCTGTCTATTGTGATTGTGCCGCATGTGACTGTCTTTACTTCTCTGCAGCTGTCAGACAGGCTGAGACACACCGAGGGTCAGTTCAATGCAGCAGGGGTCAGTGGGGCCATGCAGgaacctgattggctgaaacaGCTTCGTGTGCGGTACCATGGTTTACAGGTGAGCGCTCTGGGCCGGTTGATGTATCTATCGATGTTTCCTCCTGGTTTTGGTGATCTCTCCTGTAGCAGATTTTCAGTGGAACTTTTATGTTATTTGCTTTGCCACTATTATTCCTGATAGTTTTGTTCATCTTATCGTATAACTAAAGTGTAAATGtgttacttttgtttttcaggcgGGTTATGAGTGCAGAGAAACACATCAACCACTACCTGAGGAGAGCATGTTGGTCCAGGAGGACAGACAAGTGTGTTTTGGTAACGTCTAATCGTCTCATGAGTTCAGGGGAAtgaacttcttctttttgtaGTTCTGATGataaattctttaaaatgttgttgttaCGTAGAGGCTGTCTGGAAATGGATAATTAGatcttgttgttatttttgattTCCCCACAGAATCAGATGTGGACGCCCAGAGTCCAGAGCCTGAGCTCCTTTATTACAGACGAGCTGAGAATAAAGAAAACCTCTTGGAGTATATCCCTGAAGGAAATGCAGAGGAGTCGATAGCGTTGTCTTGGGACTCAGGAGTCCCTCAGCACTGGTAGAAAACATTCAACAACATTCTTCACTCAGCTCATCCCTCAGCGGTCTCCTGTCCCATTGGGTCCTGTGGTCACTGctgtctctctgctgctctgttTAGGCTACATGCTGCTAACACACTGCCAGGAACACTGGCTAATACTCCCCCAGCACCCTCATTGGCTGCGAGTCAAGACTTCAGTTATCATAACACAGATAGCGCTGAAGTCAGACAAGCCTCACCACATTGTCCAGGGAGTGATGTGTCATCAGCAGCTGAGGGTGAGAGACCCCCATGTTGGACAGCAGTCATTCCTTTCTCTGTTCAGTTATTTACTATGGCCTGTGGGGgtgtgacattttgattttattgctTCTGCAGGGGCTGGGTCATCCTCTGGTACCACCACAGTGAGTACAGTAATGCAAATCACATTCTGTTCTGACTCCAAGACTCCTGGCtgtctgtgtagattctcagttaccaggtcatggttattcaAAGCTGTTGGAActcaatccactggattttaagatattttcttgaagatgtttcacctctcatccaagaggcttcttcagttctagttgTGG is a window of Antennarius striatus isolate MH-2024 chromosome 7, ASM4005453v1, whole genome shotgun sequence DNA encoding:
- the sec16b gene encoding protein transport protein Sec16B isoform X2, translating into MDHRRPPWPNSAHQSYRVKDREDYYRCSQQDREQNYPPPKPREKERHWAHPDDCYRPYYTSPPARLDQYLYNTQQYPYGHPEPHRPQPRHGYDYPPYSHWSYRGNYSCYEQDYRGQHRKQDGSQWDPQDSWRTDCYPDRAYKQEHSGSSNTEEYRYDPGRDDFQCQNIPSRDNEEVSSYQGNLESSKNSGLSSSSYELSQYIDGAENCELLLTSDAECGPSHFTEAPLKYSIPHAVVSFGPAGQLIRVIPGMSTQENINQLEIHSLEIILSDTREQQEMRTFPGPLTRNDLHKVDAIEFAHWMADACVKDGQLHDRSSAALLWNLLILLCRQNGQIVGSDIAELLLQGSHSNESWESDAATLIDFSEGSASEASPVKGDDLLTGSCETSEKALQSYTQLLLGGRKKEALESAMSSGLWGHALFLASKMDSRAYTTVLNRFTGQLVVSDPLQTIFQLLSGRTPAVATCYGIEKWGDWRPHLAVMLSNETGDPSVQRRAVVTMGDTLASKGLLHAAHVCYLTADVPFGVFTQKAERLVLLGSNHRRPFGCFATNSAIQCTELYEYCQTLGGKSFSVASFQVYKLLYASRLLDCGLSSQAFHYCEVLGQTILRQGEPLLELTGEVIKLSDRLRHTEGQFNAAGVSGAMQEPDWLKQLRVRYHGLQAGYECRETHQPLPEESMLVQEDRQVCFESDVDAQSPEPELLYYRRAENKENLLEYIPEGNAEESIALSWDSGVPQHWLHAANTLPGTLANTPPAPSLAASQDFSYHNTDSAEVRQASPHCPGSDVSSAAEGAGSSSGTTTADC
- the sec16b gene encoding protein transport protein Sec16B isoform X1, whose product is MDHRRPPWPNSAHQSYRVKDREDYYRCSQQDREQNYPPPKPREKERHWAHPDDCYRPYYTSPPARLDQYLYNTQQYPYGHPEPHRPQPRHGYDYPPYSHWSYRGNYSCYEQDYRGQHRKQDGSQWDPQDSWRTDCYPDRAYKQEHSGSSNTEEYRYDPGRDDFQCQNIPSRDNEEVSSYQGNLESSKNSGLSSSSYELSQYIDGAENCELLLTSDAECGPSHFTEAPLKYSIPHAVVSFGPAGQLIRVIPGMSTQENINQLEIHSLEIILSDTREQQEMRTFPGPLTRNDLHKVDAIEFAHWMADACVKDGQLHDRSSAALLWNLLILLCRQNGQIVGSDIAELLLQGSHSNESWESDAATLIDFSEGSASEASPVKGDDLLTGSCETSEKALQSYTQLLLGGRKKEALESAMSSGLWGHALFLASKMDSRAYTTVLNRFTGQLVVSDPLQTIFQLLSGRTPAVATCYGIEKWGDWRPHLAVMLSNETGDPSVQRRAVVTMGDTLASKGLLHAAHVCYLTADVPFGVFTQKAERLVLLGSNHRRPFGCFATNSAIQCTELYEYCQTLGGKSFSVASFQVYKLLYASRLLDCGLSSQAFHYCEVLGQTILRQGEPLLELTGEVIKLSDRLRHTEGQFNAAGVSGAMQEPDWLKQLRVRYHGLQAGYECRETHQPLPEESMLVQEDRQVCFESDVDAQSPEPELLYYRRAENKENLLEYIPEGNAEESIALSWDSGVPQHWLHAANTLPGTLANTPPAPSLAASQDFSYHNTDSAEVRQASPHCPGSDVSSAAEGAGSSSGTTTSTKEGWFSRWFKSKPNNFTKEIPEQGRPPPTELPPTKAVCPPPPPPPAITSPGPFPSQPPSVGINPFSRKAGQQLG
- the sec16b gene encoding protein transport protein Sec16B isoform X4, whose translation is MDHRRPPWPNSAHQSYRVKDREDYYRCSQQDREQNYPPPKPREKERHWAHPDDCYRPYYTSPPARLDQYLYNTQQYPYGHPEPHRPQPRHGYDYPPYSHWSYRGNYSCYEQDYRGQHRKQDGSQWDPQDSWRTDCYPDRAYKQEHSGSSNTEEYRYDPGRDDFQCQNIPSRDNEEVSSYQGNLESSKNSGLSSSSYELSQYIDGAENCELLLTSDAECGPSHFTEAPLKYSIPHAVVSFGPAGQLIRVIPGMSTQENINQLEIHSLEIILSDTREQQEMRTFPGPLTRNDLHKVDAIEFAHWMADACVKDGQLHDRSSAALLWNLLILLCRQNGQIVGSDIAELLLQGSHSNESWESDAATLIDFSEGSASEASPVKGDDLLTGSCETSEKALQSYTQLLLGGRKKEALESAMSSGLWGHALFLASKMDSRAYTTVLNRFTGQLVVSDPLQTIFQLLSGRTPAVATCYGIEKWGDWRPHLAVMLSNETGDPSVQRRAVVTMGDTLASKGLLHAAHVCYLTADVPFGVFTQKAERLVLLGSNHRRPFGCFATNSAIQCTELYEYCQTLGGKSFSVASFQVYKLLYASRLLDCGLSSQAFHYCEVLGQTILRQGEPLLELTGEVIKLSDRLRHTEGQFNAAGVSGAMQEPDWLKQLRVRYHGLQAGYECRETHQPLPEESMLVQEDRQNQMWTPRVQSLSSFITDELRIKKTSWSISLKEMQRSR
- the sec16b gene encoding protein transport protein Sec16B isoform X3, yielding MTATDLITPVLQPDWTSTFTTHSSILTDIQNPTDPSPDGSQWDPQDSWRTDCYPDRAYKQEHSGSSNTEEYRYDPGRDDFQCQNIPSRDNEEVSSYQGNLESSKNSGLSSSSYELSQYIDGAENCELLLTSDAECGPSHFTEAPLKYSIPHAVVSFGPAGQLIRVIPGMSTQENINQLEIHSLEIILSDTREQQEMRTFPGPLTRNDLHKVDAIEFAHWMADACVKDGQLHDRSSAALLWNLLILLCRQNGQIVGSDIAELLLQGSHSNESWESDAATLIDFSEGSASEASPVKGDDLLTGSCETSEKALQSYTQLLLGGRKKEALESAMSSGLWGHALFLASKMDSRAYTTVLNRFTGQLVVSDPLQTIFQLLSGRTPAVATCYGIEKWGDWRPHLAVMLSNETGDPSVQRRAVVTMGDTLASKGLLHAAHVCYLTADVPFGVFTQKAERLVLLGSNHRRPFGCFATNSAIQCTELYEYCQTLGGKSFSVASFQVYKLLYASRLLDCGLSSQAFHYCEVLGQTILRQGEPLLELTGEVIKLSDRLRHTEGQFNAAGVSGAMQEPDWLKQLRVRYHGLQAGYECRETHQPLPEESMLVQEDRQVCFESDVDAQSPEPELLYYRRAENKENLLEYIPEGNAEESIALSWDSGVPQHWLHAANTLPGTLANTPPAPSLAASQDFSYHNTDSAEVRQASPHCPGSDVSSAAEGAGSSSGTTTSTKEGWFSRWFKSKPNNFTKEIPEQGRPPPTELPPTKAVCPPPPPPPAITSPGPFPSQPPSVGINPFSRKAGQQLG